One window from the genome of Drosophila albomicans strain 15112-1751.03 chromosome 2L, ASM965048v2, whole genome shotgun sequence encodes:
- the LOC117563421 gene encoding uncharacterized protein LOC117563421, with product MVDRYYGSYEAISIQSVDTVSQKTISTDSHTPNIHITRNMVHDLHCLRKNKDASTHSIISPLLNAPTPPVSEAGEVEMMSEETVNFEQTEDSLPNCKHQVMIIFEGGDINCALFFLIKSMENPFACNAVATVLVEKSLLNEFVSRVKLGMRPMLLNEPKVSKFRNTLDALEKLNIETIHCKCRYPEMSPVLVFDCQHGELGEGTTGVICVRTFTAISEIVDICMKESLLFATSSMWNESVEQLYQLVVALNCPTFFFNCSDVSLHPIREALAAKKNSVCISDGFHYETLLIQDEIKSIIFPIGAHLYQSQPEKSVMIAPVSFLNE from the coding sequence atGGTGGACAGATATTATGGTAGTTATGAAGCCATTTCAATACAGTCAGTTGACACAGTCTCTCAAAAGACGATCAGCACCGACTCGCATACGCCAAACATTCATATAACCCGCAACATGGTGCACGATCTGCACTGTCTGAGGAAGAATAAAGATGCGAGTACGCACTCGATAATTTCTCCACTGTTGAATGCACCAACTCCGCCAGTTTCCGAGGCTGGCGAAGTTGAGATGATGTCCGAAGAGACTGTGAATTTCGAACAGACGGAAGACTCGCTGCCCAATTGCAAGCATCAAGTGATGATCATATTCGAGGGAGGCGACATCAATTGTGCTCTTTTCTTTCTGATCAAATCGATGGAGAATCCATTCGCATGCAATGCGGTGGCAACAGTGCTCGTTGAGAAATCGCTTCTCAATGAATTTGTGTCGCGTGTCAAGCTAGGAATGCGACCCATGTTGCTGAACGAGCCGAAGGTATCGAAATTTCGCAACACTCTCGATGCACTCGAGAAGCTTAACATCGAGACGATACATTGCAAGTGTCGATATCCCGAGATGAGTCCCGTGTTGGTCTTTGATTGCCAGCACGGAGAGTTGGGAGAGGGGACAACGGGTGTGATTTGTGTGCGAACTTTTACTGCGATCTCTGAGATCGTTGACATCTGCATGAAGGAGAGTCTGCTCTTTGCCACCAGCTCGATGTGGAATGAATCCGTTGAGCAGCTCTATCAACTGGTTGTCGCCCTCAATTGTCCCACCTTCTTTTTCAACTGCAGCGATGTCAGTTTGCATCCCATACGTGAAGCTTTGGCTGCTAAGAAGAATTCTGTTTGCATTAGCGATGGCTTTCACTACGAAACTCTTTTGATTCAGGATGAAATTAAGAGTATCATATTTCCAATTGGGGCTCATCTTTATCAATCGCAGCCGGAGAAAAGTGTCATGATTGCTCCCGTTTCCTTCTTGAATGAATGA
- the LOC117563422 gene encoding uncharacterized protein LOC117563422 isoform X2, which translates to MHEMLPKIVKFSLIMVFAMIIVITMRITLPTILSLKEHLYFRSMKVIVIKVYISLTAAILLEMLVIYLSISLIYLTSEWIIAVYIPLLVYSSYRTFKTFVCRLAYRISDKEAKQFLTDHWHNFVEHGNEFWIEIQRKDLFGLFAQSAQILLRQSN; encoded by the exons ATGCACGAAATGCTGCCCAAGATTGTAAAGTTTTCTTTGATAATGGTTTTTGCA ATGATAATTGTGATAACCATGCGAATAACGCTGCCCACAATCTTAAGCTTGAAGGAACATTTATACTTCAGATCAATGAAAGTGATTGTGATAAAAGTTTATATATCGCTGACTGCAGCAATATTGCTTGAGATGTTGGTTATATATCTGAGCATAAGTTTGATTTACTTGACAAGTGAATGGATTATTGCAGTG TATATACCTCTGCTAGTTTATTCTTCTTATCGCACttttaaaacttttgtttgtcGCCTTGCCTATCGCATAAGCGACAAGGAAGCCAAACAATTTCTAACCGATCATTGGCATAATTTTGTGGAGCATGGCAATGAGTTCTGGATTGAGATACAGCGAAAG GACTTATTTGGATTATTTGCGCAGAGTGCACAAATCTTGCTACGACAATCAAACTGA
- the LOC117563422 gene encoding uncharacterized protein LOC117563422 isoform X1 — protein sequence MHEMLPKIVKFSLIMVFAMIIVITMRITLPTILSLKEHLYFRSMKVIVIKVYISLTAAILLEMLVIYLSISLIYLTSEWIIAVYIPLLVYSSYRTFKTFVCRLAYRISDKEAKQFLTDHWHNFVEHGNEFWIEIQRKLKCCGLDGPRTYLDYLRRVHKSCYDNQTEEGELIKIGCNDVVYDQFQAVRLLAIALCWFVLLVQFIMLAIYSIFLLKKSRKLRFLRTRKRKSRNNFILRSFNRN from the exons ATGCACGAAATGCTGCCCAAGATTGTAAAGTTTTCTTTGATAATGGTTTTTGCA ATGATAATTGTGATAACCATGCGAATAACGCTGCCCACAATCTTAAGCTTGAAGGAACATTTATACTTCAGATCAATGAAAGTGATTGTGATAAAAGTTTATATATCGCTGACTGCAGCAATATTGCTTGAGATGTTGGTTATATATCTGAGCATAAGTTTGATTTACTTGACAAGTGAATGGATTATTGCAGTG TATATACCTCTGCTAGTTTATTCTTCTTATCGCACttttaaaacttttgtttgtcGCCTTGCCTATCGCATAAGCGACAAGGAAGCCAAACAATTTCTAACCGATCATTGGCATAATTTTGTGGAGCATGGCAATGAGTTCTGGATTGAGATACAGCGAAAG CTGAAATGTTGTGGCTTGGATGGACCAAGGACTTATTTGGATTATTTGCGCAGAGTGCACAAATCTTGCTACGACAATCAAACTGAAGAAGGagaactaattaaaattggtTGCAATGATGTTGTCTACGATCAATTTCAAGCTGTTAGATTATTAGCAATTGCACTTTGTTGGTTTGTGCTTTTAGTGCAGTTTATTATGCTtgcaatttattcaatttttctcTTAAAGAAAAGTCGCAAACTTCGATTTTTGAGAACTCGAAAGCGCAAATCTCGTAACAACTTTATTCTACGCTCCTTTAATCGAAACTAA
- the LOC117563419 gene encoding uncharacterized protein LOC117563419 gives MTKTNKNYTIGANKWRLICLLSIAICILLYFKINSVLFDATKRDHFMEGYFLNTSGCHMLAMNPFSKTALSYFGQMQPLECTKIKLFDAKTINGRNYLVLSMSTKEILKACEVKRISDVHCEYRRVKRYDDNSNKYSHPTNFELTEELIEVKSGATVLRIQCFGIGNKTVYHDVHFFIPPPSEEPPQTFQKKRLSVMIIGIDSLSHLHYLRSMPLLDATIETLPHVEFWGYNRVGRNTYPNLVPLFSGLNDVELEEKCYIGKHDYDECDFIWKRFKAAGFNTSYAEDTFIGGTFNYGKWGFNKSPTDFYLRTAMLEIDKYCRYSIDKQEDIHCTGNRKYADILHEFLHKLLPHLKSGPHFSFFWQSQGVHDYYEYAQFLDKKYQHLIYLLKSERILENTFVFLMSDHGLRYGPFRATYQGMLEESQPLLIAIYPKWFTKKFPLAAINLRRNAHRLVTTFDMHATLKDLTDLEQIRDVEIKSRAELLKIKAYKIPRGISLFLPIPKSRDCEMAGIPSAFCLCQSFKKMETKNEKSERAARFIVENINTWISGYTKCQTLHLSEVHEAYLLHNSNNLQTDFEVKIRVQTLPGNGNFEGIVRFMSDVLVLNGPVLRTNKYGNQSHCIHDYHVEMYCYCL, from the coding sequence atgacaaaaacaaacaaaaattacacAATTGGAGCTAACAAATGGCGTTTAATATGTCTGCTGtcgattgcaatttgcattctGCTCTACTTCAAAATAAACTCAGTGTTGTTCGATGCCACAAAACGGGATCATTTCATGGAAGGATATTTCCTCAACACCTCAGGATGTCACATGCTCGCCATGAATCCTTTTTCGAAGACAGCTTTATCATATTTCGGTCAAATGCAGCCTTTGGAATGCACGAAAATCAAACTATTTGATGCCAAGACAATCAATGGAAGAAATTATCTAGTTTTGTCAATGTCAACCAAAGAAATTCTCAAAGCTTGTGAAGTTAAAAGAATTTCTGATGTGCATTGCGAATACCGGAGAGTGAAGCGATACGATGACAATTCGAATAAATATTCGCATCCCACAAACTTTGAATTAACTGAGGAGTTGATTGAGGTTAAAAGTGGAGCTACAGTTTTAAGGATTCAATGCTTTGGAATCGGAAATAAAACAGTTTACCATGATGTGCATTTCTTTATACCACCTCCAAGTGAAGAACCTCCTCAAACTTTTCAAAAGAAACGTTTATCTGTGATGATCATAGGCATCGATTCGCTTTCGCATTTGCATTACTTGAGATCGATGCCATTGTTGGATGCGACGATAGAAACTTTGCCACACGTTGAGTTCTGGGGTTATAATCGTGTTGGAAGGAATACTTATCCGAATTTGGTGCCTTTGTTTAGTGGATTGAATGACGTTGAGCTGGAGGAAAAGTGTTACATAGGCAAACACGATTACGATGAATGCGATTTCATTTGGAAGCGTTTCAAGGCTGCTGGATTTAATACAAGTTATGCTGAAGATACTTTTATTGGCGGCACATTCAACTACGGCAAATGGGGATTTAATAAGTCGCCAACTGATTTTTATCTGCGCACTGCAATGCTGGAAATCGATAAGTATTGTAGATATAGCATCGATAAACAGGAAGATATACACTGCACTGGCAATCGAAAGTATGCGGATATTCTACATGAATTTCTACACAAATTGTTGCCGCATTTAAAGTCTGGGCCACACTTTTCGTTCTTCTGGCAATCTCAAGGTGTGCATGATTATTACGAATACGCACAGTTCTTGGACAAGAAATATCAGCATTTGATATATCTTCTAAAATCGGAACGTATTTTAGagaatacttttgtttttcttatgtCTGATCATGGATTGCGTTATGGTCCGTTTCGTGCCACTTATCAGGGAATGTTGGAGGAATCGCAGCCACTTTTAATCGCCATTTATCCCAAATGGTTTACCAAGAAATTTCCCTTGGCTGCCATCAATCTGAGGAGAAATGCTCATCGTCTTGTGACCACATTTGATATGCATGCCACATTAAAAGATTTAACGGACTTAGAACAAATTCGAGATGTGGAAATTAAAAGTCGTGCGGAGCTGCTGAAAATCAAGGCATATAAAATACCTCGAGGAATAAGTTTATTTCTCCCGATTCCCAAAAGTCGAGACTGTGAAATGGCGGGAATTCCTTCAGCTTTTTGTCTGTGTCAGAGTTTTAAGAAAATGGAAACTAAGAATGAAAAATCAGAGCGAGCAGCTCGCTTTATTGTGGAGAACATCAATACTTGGATCAGCGGCTACACAAAGTGTCAAACGTTGCACCTTTCTGAGGTGCATGAAGCGTATTTGTTGCACAATTCAAACAACTTGCAAACGGACTTTGAGGTCAAGATACGAGTCCAAACATTGCCTGGCAACGGAAATTTCGAAGGAATTGTGCGTTTTATGAGTGATGTTCTGGTTCTAAATGGTCCCGTGTTGCGTACGAATAAATATGGCAATCAATCGCATTGCATTCACGATTACCACGTCGAGATGTATTGCTATTGCTTGTAA
- the LOC117563420 gene encoding uncharacterized protein LOC117563420, with protein MRKQKKNYTIIGKNKARLICLLAIVICILLYFKLNTVLFDAACDRDHFMEGYFVNTSGCHVLALNAFAKTAIEHLKPFQPMKCSKKKLLEAKTINDENVLVLSMTEKKILKAFAVERISDISCNFKMVKRINDNVNKYTESGTFRLSKQRRQIKLKSGSIIIRIECFAPGNKSVYHDVHFLLPAPKAYPLPKAHLSVMILGIDSISHMQYLRTMPLLRSYIEGLPHIEFWGYNRIGRNTYPNLIPLFSGQNETELEQDCYSSKHGYDKCNFIWQKFKAVGYNTCYAEDNSVIGTFNYGKRGFKAAPTDYYLRPVMLEIDSHTRYSIDRDEYVHCSASRKYADVHHEFIYKMMPHLKSGPHFSVFWETQGVHDYFQYPKFLDTNYLKLLKRLRSKHILSNTLVFLMSDHGIRFGAFRATYQGMLEESQPFLTVIYPKWFETLYPLAMANLKENAHSLVTTFDLHATLKDLTNVELLENDQIEERTLQLQELGQNMPRGISLFLPIPESRDCQLANIPAQFCLCHKLNQIATTDLRSQRAAQFIVENINYLLRNFPLCQHLELKELQDAYLLERSNDEEVFVVKVRLCTLPGGGSFEGTTTFARDSLALNGPIIRINKYGNQSYCVQHNYQIEMYCYC; from the coding sequence atgagaaaacaaaagaagaatTACACAATAATCGGCAAGAATAAGGCGCGTTTAATATGTCTGCTGGCGATtgtgatttgcattttgctttacTTCAAGTTGAATACGGTGTTATTCGATGCAGCCTGCGATCGGGATCATTTCATGGAAGGATATTTCGTAAACACTTCAGGATGTCACGTGCTCGCTCTCAATGCATTTGCCAAGACGGCGATTGAACATTTGAAACCTTTTCAGCCCATGAAatgcagtaaaaaaaaactgctcgaagccaaaacaataaatgatGAGAACGTTTTGGTTTTATCGATgacagaaaagaaaatacttaaagCTTTCGCTGTGGAAAGAATTTCCGATATTAGCTGCAACTTCAAGATGGTCAAACGGATCAATGATAATGTCAATAAATACACGGAAAGTGGAACATTTCGACTAAGCAAACAGAGGAGACAAATCAAGCTCAAAAGTGGATCGATTATAATACGAATTGAGTGTTTTGCACCTGGAAATAAAAGTGTTTACCATGATGTACATTTCTTGCTGCCAGCACCAAAAGCATATCCTCTACCCAAGGCACATTTATCCGTGATGATCTTGGGCATCGATTCAATTTCTCACATGCAATATCTGAGAACAATGCCTTTACTACGGTCTTATATAGAAGGTTTGCCGCATATTGAGTTCTGGGGTTATAATCGCATTGGTCGCAACACTTATCCGAATTTAATTCCTCTCTTTAGTGGACAGAATGAAACGGAATTAGAACAAGATTGTTACAGCAGCAAACATGGTTAtgataaatgcaatttcatcTGGCAAAAGTTCAAGGCAGTTGGCTATAATACTTGCTATGCGGAGGATAATAGTGTCATAGGTACTTTTAATTATGGCAAACGGGGATTCAAAGCAGCTCCAACCGATTATTATCTTCGTCCTGTGATGCTGGAGATCGATTCACACACTCGCTATAGTATCGATCGGGATGAATATGTTCACTGCTCGGCGAGTCGCAAATATGCGGATGTTCATCATGAATTCATTTACAAAATGATGCCACATTTGAAATCAGGACCACATTTCTCGGTGTTCTGGGAAACTCAAGGAGTCCACGATTATTTTCAGTATCCCAAGTTCTTGGATACGAACTATTTAAAGCTGTTGAAACGTCTGCGATCGAAGCATATTTTAAGCAACACTTTGGTTTTTCTGATGTCCGATCATGGCATTCGTTTTGGCGCTTTTCGTGCCACTTATCAAGGCATGTTGGAGGAATCGCAACCTTTTTTGACTGTCATTTATCCCAAATGGTTTGAGACTTTGTATCCCTTAGCTATGGCGAATTTAAAGGAGAATGCTCATAGTCTGGTTACAACTTTTGATTTGCATGCAACTCTCAAGGATTTAACAAATGTGGAACTTTTAGAGAATGATCAAATTGAAGAACGAACTTTGCAGCTCCAGGAATTGGGTCAGAATATGCCTCGAGGAATTAGTTTATTTCTGCCAATTCCAGAATCTCGAGATTGTCAATTGGCCAACATTCCAGCGCAGTTTTGTCTCTGTCATAAGCTTAATCAAATAGCCACAACTGATTTAAGATCTCAGCGAGCTGCGCAGTTCATTGTGGAAAACATTAATTATCTGTTAAGGAATTTTCCGCTATGCCAGCATTTGGAGTTGAAGGAACTGCAAGATGCTTATTTACTGGAGAGAAGCAATGATGAAGAAGTCTTTGTAGTTAAGGTGCGATTGTGTACGTTGCCTGGAGGTGGATCCTTTGAGGGGACGACAACATTTGCAAGAGATTCTCTAGCGCTAAATGGACCCATAATTCGCATCAACAAATATGGCAATCAATCGTATTGTGTGCAGCATAattatcaaattgaaatgtattgttattgttga